A genome region from Euphorbia lathyris chromosome 4, ddEupLath1.1, whole genome shotgun sequence includes the following:
- the LOC136226423 gene encoding LL-diaminopimelate aminotransferase, chloroplastic isoform X2, with product MSLTQHLSTSLASSSSTFLTSSSIGPRRDVSFPSRNLGICRCVATQEEKTTYKTSVSRNANMAKLQAGYLFPEIGRRRNAHLQKYPDSKVISLGIGDTTEPIPDVITNAMAKRAQALSTLEGYSGYGPEQGEKPLRAAIASTFYGDLGIEEDDIFVSDGAKCDISRLQVLFGSNVTMAVQDPSYPAYVDSSVIIGQTGLYQKDMERFENIEYMRCNPENGFFPDLSKVSRTDIIFFCSPNNPTGSAATREQLTKLVQFAKDNGSILIYDSAYAMYISDDKPRSIFEIPGAKEVAIETASFSKYAGFTGVRLGWTVISKELLFSDGFSVAKDFNRIVSTCFNGASNVIQAGGLACLSSEGRNAMKSVVGFYKENADIIMNTFNSLGFNVYGGADAPYVWVHFPGRSSWDVFGEILEKTHVVTTPGSGFGPGGEGFVRVSAFGHRENVLEACRRFKQLYK from the exons ATGTCGCTTACACAGCATCTCTCAACCTCTCTCGCTTCTTCTTCCTCTACTTTTCTCACTTCTTCGAGCATCGGTCCTAG ACGGGATGTCTCGTTTCCTTCCAGAAATTTGGGGATTTGTAGGTGCGTAGCAACTCAAGAGGAGAAGACCA CTTACAAGACAAGTGTATCTCGCAATGCGAACATGGCGAAGCTTCAAGCTGGCTACTTATTTCCAGAG ATTGGTCGTAGGAGGAATGCCCACTTGCAGAAATACCCTGATTCAAAGGTGATAAGCCTTGGAATTGGTGACACCACTGAGCCCATTCCAGATGTTATAACTAATGCAATGGCAAAG agagcacAAGCATTGTCCACCCTTGAGGGTTATAGTGGCTATGGGCCCGAGCAAGGTGAAAAG CCATTGCGAGCTGCAATTGCCTCGACTTTTTATGGAGACCTTGGCATTGAGGAAGATGACATATTTGTTTCAGATGGTGCAAAATGTGACATATCCCGTCTCCAG GTTCTCTTTGGATCTAATGTCACAATGGCAGTACAAGATCCATCATACCCG GCCTATGTAGACTCGAGCGTCATTATTGGCCAGACAGGACTGTATCAAAAGGATATGGAGAGATTTGAAAACATTGAATACATGAGGTGCAATCCAGAAAATGGATTCTTCCCTGATTTATCCAAGGTCTCTCGCACGgatatcatatttttttgttcACCAAACAATCCTACTGGTTCTGCCGCAACAAGAGAGCAATTGACAAAACTAGTACAGTTTGCTAAGGACAATGGATCCATTTTGATCTATGATTCAGCTTATGCCATGTATATATCTGATGACAAACCACGCTCCATATTTGAAATTCCTGGAGCCAAAGAG GTTGCAATTGAGACAGCATCATTCAGCAAGTATGCTGGGTTCACTGGAGTTCGTCTAGGTTGGACTGTGATTTCAAAAGAGCTTCTCTTTTCAGACGGCTTTTCTGTTGCCAAGGACTTCAACCGTATCGTTTCCACCTGCTTTAATGGTGCATCCAATGTTATCCAAGCTGGTGGTCTGGCTTGCCTTTCATCAGAAGGCCGCAAT GCAATGAAAAGCGTGGTTGGATTTTACAAAGAAAATGCTGATATTATAATGAACACATTCAATTCACTTGGTTTTAATGTCTATGGAGGCGCGGATGCACCATATGTGTGGGTTCACTTCCCTGGCCGGAGTTCATGGGATGTATTTGGCGAGATTCTTGAAAAGACTCATGTGGTTACCACACCAGGCAGCGGATTTGGACCTGGTGGTGAAGGGTTCGTCAGGGTTAGTGCTTTTGGTCACAGGGAAAATGTCTTAGAGGCTTGCAGAAGGTTCAAACAGCTCTACAAGTGA
- the LOC136226423 gene encoding LL-diaminopimelate aminotransferase, chloroplastic isoform X1, whose protein sequence is MSLTQHLSTSLASSSSTFLTSSSIGPRRRDVSFPSRNLGICRCVATQEEKTTYKTSVSRNANMAKLQAGYLFPEIGRRRNAHLQKYPDSKVISLGIGDTTEPIPDVITNAMAKRAQALSTLEGYSGYGPEQGEKPLRAAIASTFYGDLGIEEDDIFVSDGAKCDISRLQVLFGSNVTMAVQDPSYPAYVDSSVIIGQTGLYQKDMERFENIEYMRCNPENGFFPDLSKVSRTDIIFFCSPNNPTGSAATREQLTKLVQFAKDNGSILIYDSAYAMYISDDKPRSIFEIPGAKEVAIETASFSKYAGFTGVRLGWTVISKELLFSDGFSVAKDFNRIVSTCFNGASNVIQAGGLACLSSEGRNAMKSVVGFYKENADIIMNTFNSLGFNVYGGADAPYVWVHFPGRSSWDVFGEILEKTHVVTTPGSGFGPGGEGFVRVSAFGHRENVLEACRRFKQLYK, encoded by the exons ATGTCGCTTACACAGCATCTCTCAACCTCTCTCGCTTCTTCTTCCTCTACTTTTCTCACTTCTTCGAGCATCGGTCCTAG AAGACGGGATGTCTCGTTTCCTTCCAGAAATTTGGGGATTTGTAGGTGCGTAGCAACTCAAGAGGAGAAGACCA CTTACAAGACAAGTGTATCTCGCAATGCGAACATGGCGAAGCTTCAAGCTGGCTACTTATTTCCAGAG ATTGGTCGTAGGAGGAATGCCCACTTGCAGAAATACCCTGATTCAAAGGTGATAAGCCTTGGAATTGGTGACACCACTGAGCCCATTCCAGATGTTATAACTAATGCAATGGCAAAG agagcacAAGCATTGTCCACCCTTGAGGGTTATAGTGGCTATGGGCCCGAGCAAGGTGAAAAG CCATTGCGAGCTGCAATTGCCTCGACTTTTTATGGAGACCTTGGCATTGAGGAAGATGACATATTTGTTTCAGATGGTGCAAAATGTGACATATCCCGTCTCCAG GTTCTCTTTGGATCTAATGTCACAATGGCAGTACAAGATCCATCATACCCG GCCTATGTAGACTCGAGCGTCATTATTGGCCAGACAGGACTGTATCAAAAGGATATGGAGAGATTTGAAAACATTGAATACATGAGGTGCAATCCAGAAAATGGATTCTTCCCTGATTTATCCAAGGTCTCTCGCACGgatatcatatttttttgttcACCAAACAATCCTACTGGTTCTGCCGCAACAAGAGAGCAATTGACAAAACTAGTACAGTTTGCTAAGGACAATGGATCCATTTTGATCTATGATTCAGCTTATGCCATGTATATATCTGATGACAAACCACGCTCCATATTTGAAATTCCTGGAGCCAAAGAG GTTGCAATTGAGACAGCATCATTCAGCAAGTATGCTGGGTTCACTGGAGTTCGTCTAGGTTGGACTGTGATTTCAAAAGAGCTTCTCTTTTCAGACGGCTTTTCTGTTGCCAAGGACTTCAACCGTATCGTTTCCACCTGCTTTAATGGTGCATCCAATGTTATCCAAGCTGGTGGTCTGGCTTGCCTTTCATCAGAAGGCCGCAAT GCAATGAAAAGCGTGGTTGGATTTTACAAAGAAAATGCTGATATTATAATGAACACATTCAATTCACTTGGTTTTAATGTCTATGGAGGCGCGGATGCACCATATGTGTGGGTTCACTTCCCTGGCCGGAGTTCATGGGATGTATTTGGCGAGATTCTTGAAAAGACTCATGTGGTTACCACACCAGGCAGCGGATTTGGACCTGGTGGTGAAGGGTTCGTCAGGGTTAGTGCTTTTGGTCACAGGGAAAATGTCTTAGAGGCTTGCAGAAGGTTCAAACAGCTCTACAAGTGA
- the LOC136226135 gene encoding uncharacterized protein isoform X1, with amino-acid sequence MEDFTFFVGQEFPDVKAFRSAIKEAAIAQHFELRIIKSDLVRYFAKCASEGCPWRIRAVKLPNALTFTIRSLEGTHTCGKNAQNGHHQASVDWIVNFIEERLRNNINYKPKDILHDIHQQYGITIPYKQAWRAKERGLAAIYGSSEEGYCLLPSYCEQIKRSNPGSIAEVFTTAADNRFQSLFVSFYASINGFLNGCVPIVGLGRNQLKSKYLGTLLVATSYDADGGLFPLAFGVVDVENDESWMWFLSELRKALEANTENMPQLTFLSDAQKGIEDAVKRRFPSSFHAYCMRHLSESIGKEFKNSRLVHLLWKAACATTTIGFKEKMSEITEVSSAAAKWLEQFPPSRWAMVYFEGTRYGHLSSNVEEFNRWILEARELPIIQVIEQIHSKLIAEFQDRRLKSNSWFSVLAPSAEKRVIEAMNHASTYQVLRSDEVEFEVISAERSDIVNIGTHSCSCRDWQLRGTPCSHAVAALISCKKDVYAFSEKCFTVASYREAYAEDIHPIPENFEWRRTGEGPNDNNDDDDDAHIVRPPKIRRPPGRPEKKRICVEDLNREKHTVHCSRCNQTGHYKTTCKAESMKSIEQF; translated from the coding sequence ATGGAAGACTTCACTTTTTTTGTTGGTCAAGAGTTCCCTGATGTCAAGGCATTCCGGAGTGCAATTAAAGAAGCTGCAATTGCACAACACTTTGAACTTCGTATTATAAAAAGTGACTTGGTACGATACTTTGCTAAGTGTGCTTCAGAAGGTTGTCCATGGCGAATTCGTGCAGTTAAGCTTCCTAATGCCCTAACCTTCACAATAAGAAGCCTTGAGGGTACCCATACTTGTGGTAAAAATGCACAAAATGGTCACCATCAGGCTTCTGTGGATTGGATTGTGAATTTCATAGAGGAAAGACTGCGAAATAATATCAACTATAAACCAAAAGATATATTACATGACATTCATCAGCAATATGGGATTACTATTCCTTACAAGCAAGCATGGCGTGCTAAGGAAAGAGGGCTTGCAGCAATCTATGGCTCTTCCGAAGAAGGATACTGCCTACTTCCCTCGTATTGTGAACAAATAAAAAGAAGTAACCCTGGAAGTATAGCAGAAGTGTTCACCACTGCTGCGGATAATCGGTTCCAAAGTCTCTTTGTTTCTTTCTATGCATCCATAAATGGCTTTTTGAATGGATGTGTACCTATCGTTGGGCTTGGACGAAATCAACTCAAAAGCAAATACCTCGGTACCTTACTTGTGGCAACATCTTATGATGCTGATGGTGGGTTGTTCCCACTTGCATTTGGTGTTGTGGATGTAGAAAATGATGAGAGTTGGATGTGGTTCTTGTCGGAGTTACGAAAGGCATTAGAGGCAAACACTGAAAATATGCCCCAGCTGACATTCTTGTCGGATGCACAGAAAGGCATTGAAGATGCAGTGAAAAGAAGATTCCCGAGTTCTTTCCACGCATATTGTATGCGCCACTTGAGTGAATCCATTGGAAAAGAATTCAAAAACTCGAGACTTGTTCATCTTTTGTGGAAAGCCGCATGTGCTACCACGACCATTGGTTTTAAAGAAAAAATGTCTGAAATTACTGAGGTTTCATCTGCAGCCGCAAAGTGGTTGGAGCAATTTCCACCCTCTCGCTGGGCCATGGTTTACTTTGAAGGAACACGGTATGGTCATTTGTCTTCAAATGTTGAGGAATTTAATAGATGGATTCTAGAAGCACGAGAGTTGCCTATAATCCAGGTCATTGAGCAAATCCACAGCAAACTAATAGCCGAGTTCCAGGACAGGCGTCTGAAGAGTAATTCTTGGTTTTCAGTTCTTGCTCCGTCTGCTGAGAAACGTGTTATTGAGGCTATGAATCATGCATCAACATATCAAGTTCTTAGATCAGACGAAGTCGAATTTGAGGTTATATCAGCAGAACGCTCAGACATTGTGAATATTGGGACTCATTCTTGTTCTTGTCGGGATTGGCAGCTACGAGGAACACCATGTTCACATGCTGTTGCAGCACTGATTTCATGTAAAAAGGATGTGTACGCCTTTTCAGAAAAGTGTTTCACTGTCGCTAGCTACCGCGAAGCATATGCAGAAGACATACATCCCATTCCAGAAAATTTTGAATggagaagaacaggtgaaggtCCTAATGATAACAATGACGATGATGATGATGCACATATTGTACGTCCGCCAAAGATTCGCCGGCCGCCAGGACGCCCAGAAAAGAAACGAATCTGTGTGGAGGATCTTAATAGGGAAAAGCATACTGTGCACTGCAGTAGATGTAACCAGACTGGGCATTATAAGACAACATGCAAGGCAGAGAGTATGAAAAGTATTGAACAGTTTTAG
- the LOC136226135 gene encoding pentatricopeptide repeat-containing protein At2g33760 isoform X3, translated as METKRFNHHPHSPAYHFLLQAGPRLKLLPQVHAYIVVSGSGHTRSLLTKLLNLTCAAGSITYTHKIFLSITNPDSFLFNSLIKSTSKYRFSIHSLYFYTSMLLSNIAPSSYTFTSVVKSCADLSSLMLGKLIHGHVFVNGYGVDVHVQSALVTFYAKSGDLSNARKVFDKMPEQNVVAWNSMISGYEQNGCGKEAITLFERMREVSTGPDSTTLVSVLSACAQERNVFAWTSMVSGYGTHGYGHQAVELFEEMRRVGPCPNSITFVAVLSACAHAGLVKEGRNAFTSMKEQYHLVPGVEHYVCMVDMLGRAGLVEEAYKFIKQQIPKTPSAAAAIWTAMLGACKMHKNMSLGAQVAEHLLAIEPENPGHYVMLSNIYALAGRMDRVEMIRNIMIRKSLKKQVGYSIIEVDQKTYLFSMGDKSHPDTNEIYRYLDELMWRCREAGYTALSKSVMHELEEEEREVALRYHSEKLAIAFGLLKTKSETPIRIVKNLRMCEDCHWAIKYISVVTKREIIVRDKLRFHHFKDGSCSCLDFW; from the exons ATGGAAACGAAAAGATTCAATCATCACCCACATTCCCCAGCTTACCACTTTCTTCTCCAAGCAGGTCCACGTCTCAAACTACTCCCCCAAGTCCATGCTTACATCGTGGTCTCTGGCTCCGGTCACACCCGTTCCCTTCTCACAAAGCTTCTCAATCTCACTTGCGCAGCAGGCTCCATAACCTACACTCATAAAATCTTTCTCTCTATCACAAACCCTGATTCTTTCCTATTCAATTCCCTCATCAAATCCACATCCAAATATCGTTTCTCCATTCATTCCCTCTACTTCTATACTTCCATGCTTCTGTCTAATATTGCTCCATCAAGTTATACTTTCACATCCGTTGTGAAATCTTGTGCTGATTTATCATCCTTGATGCTTGGTAAATTGATCCATGGGCATGTTTTTGTTAACGGGTATGGGGTGGATGTCCACGTTCAATCTGCTTTGGTGACATTTTATGCAAAGTCTGGTGATTTGAGTAATGCGAGGAaggtgtttgataaaatgcctGAACAAAATGTTGTAGCTTGGAATTCGATGATTTCAGGGTATGAACAGAATGGATGCGGAAAGGAGGCGATTACCCTGTTTGAGAGAATGAGGGAAGTTAGCACCGGGCCGGATTCCACCACTTTAGTCAGTGTATTATCTGCTTGTGCTCAG GAAAGGAATGTTTTTGCTTGGACATCAATGGTTTCTGGGTATGGAACACACGGTTATGGTCACCAAGCTGTTGAGTTATTTGAAGAAATGCGAAGGGTTGGACCATGTCCTAATAGCATTACATTTGTTGCTGTTTTATCTGCCTGTGCTCATGCAGGACTGGTGAAAGAAGGTCGAAATGCATTTACTAGCATGAAAGAACAGTATCACTTGGTTCCGGGTGTGGAGCATTATGTTTGTATGGTTGATATGCTTGGAAGAGCTGGACTTGTTGAGGAAGCATATAAATTTATCAAACAACAAATCCCTAAAACCCCATCAGCAGCAGCAGCTATTTGGACTGCTATGCTCGGGGCGTGCAAGATGCATAAGAATATGTCTCTTGGTGCACAAGTTGCTGAGCATCTCTTAGCTATTGAACCAGAGAATCCCGGTCATTATGTAATGTTGTCGAATATATATGCTTTGGCAGGTAGAATGGACCGCGTTGAAATGATTAGAAACATCATGATCCGGAAAAGTTTGAAGAAGCAGGTTGGGTATAGCATAATAGAAGTTGATCAGAAGACTTATTTGTTTAGCATGGGTGATAAGTCTCACCCGGACACGAATGAGATATATCGATACTTAGACGAACTTATGTGGCGATGTAGAGAAGCGGGGTATACAGCATTATCTAAGTCGGTGATGCATGAATtggaagaagaggaaagggaagtTGCACTCAGATACCATAGTGAAAAGCTTGCAATTGCATTTGGGCTGTTGAAAACAAAGAGTGAAACTCCTATCAGGATAGTGAAGAACCTTCGAATGTGCGAGGACTGTCATTGGGCAATTAAGTACATTTCTGTCGTTACTAAACGAGAAATCATCGTTCGGGATAAGCTTCGGTTCCATCATTTCAAGGACGGCTCTTGTTCCTGTCTAGACTTCTGGTGA
- the LOC136226135 gene encoding pentatricopeptide repeat-containing protein At2g33760 isoform X2: METKRFNHHPHSPAYHFLLQAGPRLKLLPQVHAYIVVSGSGHTRSLLTKLLNLTCAAGSITYTHKIFLSITNPDSFLFNSLIKSTSKYRFSIHSLYFYTSMLLSNIAPSSYTFTSVVKSCADLSSLMLGKLIHGHVFVNGYGVDVHVQSALVTFYAKSGDLSNARKVFDKMPEQNVVAWNSMISGYEQNGCGKEAITLFERMREVSTGPDSTTLVSVLSACAQVGALGLGCWVHEYIIHCQFELNVVLGTSLINMYNRCGNVLKAREVFDLMQERNVFAWTSMVSGYGTHGYGHQAVELFEEMRRVGPCPNSITFVAVLSACAHAGLVKEGRNAFTSMKEQYHLVPGVEHYVCMVDMLGRAGLVEEAYKFIKQQIPKTPSAAAAIWTAMLGACKMHKNMSLGAQVAEHLLAIEPENPGHYVMLSNIYALAGRMDRVEMIRNIMIRKSLKKQVGYSIIEVDQKTYLFSMGDKSHPDTNEIYRYLDELMWRCREAGYTALSKSVMHELEEEEREVALRYHSEKLAIAFGLLKTKSETPIRIVKNLRMCEDCHWAIKYISVVTKREIIVRDKLRFHHFKDGSCSCLDFW; encoded by the coding sequence ATGGAAACGAAAAGATTCAATCATCACCCACATTCCCCAGCTTACCACTTTCTTCTCCAAGCAGGTCCACGTCTCAAACTACTCCCCCAAGTCCATGCTTACATCGTGGTCTCTGGCTCCGGTCACACCCGTTCCCTTCTCACAAAGCTTCTCAATCTCACTTGCGCAGCAGGCTCCATAACCTACACTCATAAAATCTTTCTCTCTATCACAAACCCTGATTCTTTCCTATTCAATTCCCTCATCAAATCCACATCCAAATATCGTTTCTCCATTCATTCCCTCTACTTCTATACTTCCATGCTTCTGTCTAATATTGCTCCATCAAGTTATACTTTCACATCCGTTGTGAAATCTTGTGCTGATTTATCATCCTTGATGCTTGGTAAATTGATCCATGGGCATGTTTTTGTTAACGGGTATGGGGTGGATGTCCACGTTCAATCTGCTTTGGTGACATTTTATGCAAAGTCTGGTGATTTGAGTAATGCGAGGAaggtgtttgataaaatgcctGAACAAAATGTTGTAGCTTGGAATTCGATGATTTCAGGGTATGAACAGAATGGATGCGGAAAGGAGGCGATTACCCTGTTTGAGAGAATGAGGGAAGTTAGCACCGGGCCGGATTCCACCACTTTAGTCAGTGTATTATCTGCTTGTGCTCAGGTGGGAGCACTTGGTTTGGGTTGTTGGGTGCATGAGTATATAATTCATTGTCAATTTGAGTTGAATGTAGTGCTTGGAACTTCATTGATTAACATGTATAACAGATGTGGAAATGTTTTGAAAGCAAGGGAAGTATTTGATTTGATGCAGGAAAGGAATGTTTTTGCTTGGACATCAATGGTTTCTGGGTATGGAACACACGGTTATGGTCACCAAGCTGTTGAGTTATTTGAAGAAATGCGAAGGGTTGGACCATGTCCTAATAGCATTACATTTGTTGCTGTTTTATCTGCCTGTGCTCATGCAGGACTGGTGAAAGAAGGTCGAAATGCATTTACTAGCATGAAAGAACAGTATCACTTGGTTCCGGGTGTGGAGCATTATGTTTGTATGGTTGATATGCTTGGAAGAGCTGGACTTGTTGAGGAAGCATATAAATTTATCAAACAACAAATCCCTAAAACCCCATCAGCAGCAGCAGCTATTTGGACTGCTATGCTCGGGGCGTGCAAGATGCATAAGAATATGTCTCTTGGTGCACAAGTTGCTGAGCATCTCTTAGCTATTGAACCAGAGAATCCCGGTCATTATGTAATGTTGTCGAATATATATGCTTTGGCAGGTAGAATGGACCGCGTTGAAATGATTAGAAACATCATGATCCGGAAAAGTTTGAAGAAGCAGGTTGGGTATAGCATAATAGAAGTTGATCAGAAGACTTATTTGTTTAGCATGGGTGATAAGTCTCACCCGGACACGAATGAGATATATCGATACTTAGACGAACTTATGTGGCGATGTAGAGAAGCGGGGTATACAGCATTATCTAAGTCGGTGATGCATGAATtggaagaagaggaaagggaagtTGCACTCAGATACCATAGTGAAAAGCTTGCAATTGCATTTGGGCTGTTGAAAACAAAGAGTGAAACTCCTATCAGGATAGTGAAGAACCTTCGAATGTGCGAGGACTGTCATTGGGCAATTAAGTACATTTCTGTCGTTACTAAACGAGAAATCATCGTTCGGGATAAGCTTCGGTTCCATCATTTCAAGGACGGCTCTTGTTCCTGTCTAGACTTCTGGTGA